In Desulfuribacillus stibiiarsenatis, one genomic interval encodes:
- a CDS encoding lysophospholipid acyltransferase family protein — MFRTIAYAIKVSLYMVYTFFQSIRYERLGKAGKTQEQKEYLSYVARSWAKYLIHTTGSRVQVEGLEHVPDGPCLIISNHQSNFDIPLLISSLEKPIGFIAKKELENIPLLSVWMRRFECIFIDRSNNRQSVKALADAVKTLQAGSSLVIFPEGTRSKGSGLGVFKKGSLRLAEKSGVPIVPITINGTYKMLEGNQPVRIQAADVKVKISPPIVMDQLSEEQRENLLEDIKVLIESNLLELRNSEIQKFTF; from the coding sequence ATGTTTCGTACGATTGCCTACGCAATAAAAGTGAGTTTGTATATGGTGTATACCTTCTTTCAATCGATTCGCTATGAACGGTTAGGAAAAGCAGGGAAGACCCAAGAGCAGAAGGAATATCTCAGTTATGTAGCGCGAAGCTGGGCGAAATACTTAATCCATACAACGGGTAGTAGAGTGCAGGTGGAAGGGTTAGAACATGTTCCAGATGGGCCGTGTCTAATCATCAGTAATCATCAAAGCAACTTCGATATTCCATTATTAATTAGTAGCTTAGAGAAACCAATAGGTTTCATCGCAAAAAAAGAATTAGAGAATATTCCGCTTCTATCCGTATGGATGAGACGTTTTGAATGCATATTCATTGACCGCAGTAATAATCGGCAGTCTGTGAAAGCTCTTGCGGATGCAGTAAAAACTTTACAAGCGGGTAGCTCGTTAGTCATATTTCCAGAAGGCACTAGAAGTAAAGGTTCTGGACTTGGGGTCTTTAAAAAAGGTAGTCTACGTCTCGCTGAAAAAAGTGGCGTTCCGATTGTGCCTATCACAATCAATGGTACCTACAAGATGTTAGAAGGGAATCAACCTGTCAGAATTCAAGCTGCTGACGTAAAGGTGAAAATCAGTCCTCCAATTGTAATGGATCAGCTATCGGAAGAGCAGAGAGAGAACCTGTTGGAAGATATTAAAGTGCTTATAGAGAGCAACTTATTAGAGCTTAGAAATTCAGAAATTCAGAAATTTACATTTTAA